In the Quercus lobata isolate SW786 chromosome 5, ValleyOak3.0 Primary Assembly, whole genome shotgun sequence genome, one interval contains:
- the LOC115992571 gene encoding tyrosine/DOPA decarboxylase 2-like, whose amino-acid sequence MGSLTFDKDQENNSHFVTNPLDPKEFRRQGHMIIDFIADYYENIERYQVLSQVEPNYLRNLLPESAPYSPESIETILQDVQKYIIPGITHWQSPNYFAYFPSSGSIAGFLGEMLSTGFNVVGFNWMSSPAATELECIVMDWFGEMLKLPKSFLFSGNGGGVLQGTTCEAILCTLTAARDQMLSQVGREKMEKLVVYGSDQTHSAIQKAAKIAGINPMNFRAVKTTKSTSFGLCPKSLRDAVQADVQAGLVPFFLCATVGTTSTNAIDPIGPLCEVAKDYSIWVHVDAAYAGSACICPEFRHFIDGIEGADSFTLNAHKWFFTTLDCCCLWVKDPSALIKSLSTNPAYLRNKATDSKQVVDYKDWQITLSRRFRAMKLWLVLRSYGVANLRCFLRSHVKMAKLFEELVRLDNTFEVVAPRNFALVCFRVLPKPNFKKVYENGVANHDEKALDLERVNELNQKLLDSINRSGHIYMSPTVVDGVYIIRCAIGATLTEERHVIMAWKVVQEHADALLSRY is encoded by the coding sequence ATGGGCAGCCTCACTTTCGATAAGGATCAAGAAAACAATTCCCACTTCGTCACTAACCCTCTAGACCCAAAGGAATTTAGGAGGCAAGGCCACATGATCATAGACTTCATTGCAGATTATTATGAAAACATAGAGAGATATCAAGTCCTTAGCCAAGTTGAGCCAAATTATCTTCGAAATCTCTTACCAGAATCTGCCCCTTACTCTCCTGAATCCATTGAAACCATCCTCCAAGATGTGCAGAAATATATTATACCTGGGATCACACACTGGCAGAGTCCTAACTACTTTGCCTACTTCCCTTCAAGTGGTAGCATTGCTGGTTTTCTTGGAGAAATGCTTAGCACTGGCTTTAATGTAGTGGGATTCAATTGGATGTCATCACCTGCTGCAACTGAACTAGAGTGTATTGTCATGGATTGGTTTGGTGAAATGCTTAAACTACCAAAgtctttcctcttttctggCAATGGTGGAGGTGTATTGCAAGGGACTACTTGTGAGGCCATTTTGTGTACATTAACTGCAGCGAGGGATCAAATGCTAAGCCAAGTTGGAAGAGAGAAGATGGAAAAGTTGGTGGTTTATGGGTCTGACCAAACGCATAGTGCAATACAAAAGGCAGCCAAAATTGCTGGAATCAACCCAATGAACTTCCGAGCTGTCAAGACAACAAAGTCAACGTCTTTTGGGTTATGCCCAAAGTCATTACGTGATGCAGTTCAAGCAGATGTTCAAGCTGGACTAGTCCCATTCTTTCTTTGTGCCACAGTTGGGACAACTTCAACAAATGCCATTGATCCAATAGGGCCATTATGCGAAGTAGCCAAAGATTATAGCATATGGGTCCATGTTGATGCCGCATATGCTGGAAGTGCTTGCATTTGCCCAGAGTTTCGGCATTTCATTGATGGCATTGAGGGTGCAGATTCATTCACTTTGAATGCACATAAGTGGTTCTTTACTACTTTGGATTGTTGCTGCCTTTGGGTGAAGGATCCAAGTGCCTTGATAAAATCACTCTCAACAAATCCTGCGTATTTGAGAAATAAGGCCACTGATTCAAAGCAAGTGGTGGACTACAAAGACTGGCAAATAACCTTAAGTCGAAGATTCCGAGCCATGAAATTGTGGCTTGTGCTCAGAAGCTACGGCGTGGCGAACCTCAGGTGCTTTTTAAGAAGCCATGTTAAAATGGCAAAGCTTTTTGAAGAACTTGTAAGGCTTGATAATACGTTTGAGGTTGTGGCCCCTAGAAATTTTGCTTTGGTCTGCTTTAGGGTTTTGCCTAagccaaattttaaaaaagtttatgaGAATGGTGTGGCTAACCATGATGAGAAGGCCTTAGATTTGGAACGTGTAAATGAACTAAACCAGAAGCTGTTGGACTCAATCAATAGGTCAGGCCATATCTACATGAGTCCTACTGTGGTCGATGGAGTATACATAATTCGGTGTGCTATAGGTGCGACCCTGACAGAGGAACGACATGTGATCATGGCTTGGAAGGTTGTTCAAGAACATGCAGATGCTTTGCTCAGCAGATATTGA